The following proteins are encoded in a genomic region of Planctomycetaceae bacterium:
- a CDS encoding helix-turn-helix transcriptional regulator yields the protein MLLLVERNNMTYVENILNDLEERRRQLGMSSAVVADRARLPLRTVRRILMGETSARLDNLAAIANALEVDLGIVRKNKADGVKRRQAKRKAREIVSIAQGSSALEAQPARKKALDQATKSIEHDLLAGSRLRLWSK from the coding sequence ATGCTCTTGCTGGTGGAGAGAAACAACATGACCTATGTAGAGAACATTCTGAACGATCTGGAAGAGCGCCGTAGGCAACTTGGCATGTCAAGCGCCGTCGTTGCAGACAGAGCAAGACTTCCCCTGCGCACTGTGCGGCGGATTCTGATGGGCGAAACCTCCGCAAGGCTAGATAACCTGGCCGCCATAGCTAATGCGTTGGAGGTTGATCTTGGCATTGTCCGCAAGAACAAAGCGGACGGAGTGAAACGCCGACAAGCTAAGCGCAAAGCGAGAGAAATCGTTTCGATAGCACAAGGGTCGTCTGCCCTTGAAGCCCAACCCGCGCGGAAGAAAGCACTGGATCAAGCCACCAAAAGCATCGAACATGATCTTCTTGCGGGTTCACGTTTGCGGCTGTGGTCCAAGTAG